A stretch of Halocalculus aciditolerans DNA encodes these proteins:
- a CDS encoding ornithine cyclodeaminase family protein, translated as METLLLNKDDVHENTPMAELIVAVEEAFQAYENGDAQMPAKSYIDLPQYNGDFRSMPAYLDAGDWDAAGIKWVNVHPDNPDAFELPTVMGTMVYSDPKNAYPLAIMDGTELTMKRTGAAAAVATDHLAVDDATSFGLVGAGVQSYTQLEAISQVRDIEKVVVSDLNEGRVARFIDHFGDDFDVEEGSITDAGHCDILSTVTPVEDPIVHETDVGDHTHINAMGADAAGKHEIDDDVLLDSKLVIDDYSQTTHSGEINVPWSDGVLDDDDIYGEIGEIVTDKKAGRTADDGVTVFDSTGLAIQDVAAAHVVYTHANEHENGTQFDLLGV; from the coding sequence ATGGAGACGCTACTGTTGAACAAAGACGACGTCCACGAGAACACGCCCATGGCGGAGCTCATCGTCGCCGTCGAAGAGGCCTTCCAGGCCTACGAGAACGGCGACGCGCAGATGCCCGCGAAATCCTACATCGACCTCCCCCAGTACAACGGCGACTTCCGGTCGATGCCCGCCTACCTCGACGCGGGCGACTGGGACGCCGCCGGCATCAAGTGGGTGAACGTCCACCCCGACAACCCCGACGCCTTCGAGCTGCCGACCGTCATGGGGACGATGGTCTACTCCGACCCGAAGAACGCCTACCCGCTCGCCATCATGGACGGCACCGAACTCACCATGAAGCGCACGGGCGCGGCCGCCGCCGTCGCCACCGACCACCTCGCCGTCGACGACGCCACCTCCTTCGGCCTCGTCGGCGCTGGCGTCCAATCCTACACGCAGTTAGAAGCCATCAGCCAGGTCCGCGACATCGAGAAAGTCGTCGTCAGCGACCTCAACGAGGGCCGCGTCGCCCGCTTCATCGACCACTTCGGCGACGACTTCGACGTCGAGGAAGGCTCCATCACCGACGCCGGCCACTGCGACATCCTCTCCACTGTCACCCCCGTCGAAGACCCCATCGTCCACGAGACCGACGTCGGCGACCACACCCACATCAACGCCATGGGCGCGGACGCCGCCGGCAAACACGAAATCGACGACGACGTCCTCCTCGATTCGAAACTCGTCATCGACGACTACTCCCAGACCACGCACTCCGGCGAAATCAACGTCCCGTGGAGCGACGGCGTCCTCGACGACGACGACATCTACGGCGAAATCGGCGAAATCGTCACCGACAAGAAGGCCGGCCGCACCGCCGACGACGGCGTCACCGTCTTCGACTCCACCGGCCTCGCCATCCAGGACGTCGCCGCCGCCCACGTCGTCTACACCCACGCCAACGAACACGAAAACGGCACCCAGTTCGACCTCCTCGGCGTCTAA
- a CDS encoding peroxiredoxin, whose product MLNEGDSAPSVEAQNQDGETVSLDFEEPTVVYFYPRDDTPGCTVEAKQFNAELDTYREAGVSVYGVSTDDVDSHEAFCEKYGLDFDLLADPDGGIADGFGVDASSGAAERVTFVLADGEVKAAYGGVKPDGHARDVLGDMLDDGLVSLD is encoded by the coding sequence ATGCTGAACGAAGGCGACAGCGCGCCGAGCGTGGAGGCGCAGAACCAGGACGGCGAGACGGTTTCACTGGACTTCGAGGAGCCCACGGTCGTCTACTTCTACCCGCGGGACGACACGCCGGGGTGTACGGTGGAGGCGAAGCAGTTCAACGCCGAACTCGACACCTATCGCGAGGCGGGCGTCTCGGTCTACGGCGTGTCGACGGACGACGTCGACTCCCACGAGGCGTTCTGCGAGAAGTACGGGCTCGACTTTGACCTGCTCGCGGACCCGGACGGCGGTATCGCGGACGGGTTCGGCGTCGACGCGTCGAGCGGCGCGGCGGAGCGCGTGACGTTCGTGCTCGCCGACGGCGAGGTGAAGGCCGCGTACGGGGGCGTGAAACCCGACGGGCACGCGCGCGACGTGCTCGGCGACATGCTCGACGACGGCTTAGTCTCGCTCGACTGA
- a CDS encoding type II toxin-antitoxin system VapC family toxin: protein MLLDTAFLIDLMNGDGGAVEKAEEIEEELIQQRISAMTLFELYYGIARSDQSSDEADRVKDVLASKPTYPADAAVVRKAGRLSGELMNDGNAVGDGDVIIGATADVVDEPVLTRNVADFERLDVETETY, encoded by the coding sequence GTGCTCCTCGACACCGCATTTCTCATCGATCTGATGAACGGGGACGGAGGGGCCGTCGAGAAGGCCGAAGAGATCGAGGAAGAGTTGATCCAGCAGCGCATCTCCGCGATGACGTTGTTCGAACTCTACTACGGAATCGCGCGGTCGGACCAGTCTTCCGACGAGGCAGACCGGGTGAAGGATGTCCTGGCCTCGAAGCCGACGTATCCCGCGGATGCAGCGGTCGTGCGGAAAGCCGGACGGCTCTCTGGGGAACTGATGAACGACGGCAACGCGGTCGGAGACGGGGACGTAATCATCGGTGCGACAGCCGATGTGGTCGACGAACCGGTACTCACCCGTAACGTGGCGGACTTCGAGCGTCTCGATGTCGAGACCGAGACGTACTGA
- a CDS encoding type IV pilin: MSNVIGIVMLVGITVLLGAVVGSAALHLGGDVGPTQPNAQLAVEDASELVGESAGANVLEITHEGGDDLETTGLRLVIRQDGDVYYNAILAKDTYERENGYAPLESDASGKFASGQAITVAEQSGEFAPGKYRIQLIHVDSDSLLVDEEVKIN; the protein is encoded by the coding sequence GTGTCGAACGTCATCGGGATCGTGATGCTCGTCGGCATCACCGTCCTGCTCGGTGCCGTCGTCGGCTCGGCCGCCCTCCACCTCGGGGGCGACGTCGGGCCGACGCAGCCGAACGCGCAACTCGCCGTCGAGGACGCGAGCGAACTCGTAGGCGAGAGCGCCGGCGCGAACGTCCTCGAGATCACGCACGAAGGTGGCGACGACCTCGAAACGACCGGTCTCCGTCTCGTGATTCGACAGGACGGCGACGTCTACTACAACGCCATACTCGCGAAGGACACGTACGAACGAGAAAACGGGTACGCGCCGCTGGAGTCGGACGCGAGCGGGAAGTTCGCCTCCGGACAAGCCATCACGGTGGCCGAACAGAGCGGCGAGTTCGCCCCCGGGAAGTACCGGATTCAGCTAATCCACGTCGACTCCGACTCGCTCCTCGTCGACGAGGAAGTGAAGATTAACTAG
- a CDS encoding DUF460 domain-containing protein, translated as MSTRTSALDALVFGVDVQSGDVRGDSPSYALVVFDGEVRERDVVSHRKLMRLVDSEEPDLVATDNMYELAADKDSLVHLLRGFPAETKLVQVTGAERPEPLSRVAKRHGVPYGKPAMEEAEAAARLAARNVGEEVSAFTNETEVKVARGRSTGKGGWSQDRYTRRIHGHVKNEARNVKSKLDDAGLDYEMDATEKYGGYSNAVFTVEARESEIPLSGHRAGDTRVEIEPVRRDGIEFRSLARRRDRVFVGIDPGTTTAVALVDLDGRVLDVLSTRTADTAAINEWIIERGRPVLVAADVEPMPQTVDAYRRTFDAAGWQPESDLPVDEKQHRTRETGYGNDHERDALAAALFAYDAHEERIAKATRRTPRDLDRGDVVARVVAGEHVDAVIRDLSEDDDSEEDDHEHEERELTEEEQRIRDLETQVGRLQSHVDDLEAIIEERDARIEELEGELSEARREERQEARERREVTKLEWENNRLEEERDEQRERAEALAGKLERLKELWKLDHSNFEDVDDGSLVAVKPVEQFTVDAIEEADAEFGLSKGDVVYIRDASGAGKRTAEKLADARPRVVLLDGRTSDIAEDVLYDRDVPFGPADDVSIREIDELAIADDSAVSAVEADYRERYEERERQEREQRLDSIISEHRADSE; from the coding sequence GTGAGTACGCGGACGAGTGCGCTCGACGCCCTCGTGTTCGGCGTCGACGTGCAGAGCGGCGACGTGCGCGGCGACAGTCCCTCCTACGCGCTCGTAGTGTTCGACGGCGAGGTCAGAGAGCGCGACGTGGTGAGCCACCGGAAGCTCATGCGGCTCGTCGACTCCGAGGAGCCGGACCTCGTCGCGACCGACAACATGTACGAGCTCGCGGCGGACAAAGACTCCCTCGTCCACCTCCTCCGGGGGTTCCCGGCGGAGACGAAACTCGTGCAGGTGACGGGCGCGGAGCGGCCCGAGCCGCTCTCGCGGGTGGCGAAACGCCACGGCGTCCCCTACGGGAAGCCGGCGATGGAGGAAGCGGAAGCCGCCGCGCGCCTCGCCGCGCGGAACGTCGGCGAAGAGGTCTCCGCCTTCACGAACGAGACAGAAGTGAAAGTCGCCCGCGGGCGCTCGACGGGGAAGGGCGGGTGGAGTCAGGACCGATACACGCGTCGCATCCACGGCCACGTGAAGAACGAGGCGCGGAACGTCAAGTCGAAACTCGACGACGCCGGCCTCGACTACGAGATGGACGCCACGGAGAAATACGGCGGGTACTCGAACGCCGTCTTCACGGTCGAGGCGCGCGAGAGCGAGATTCCCCTCTCGGGGCATCGGGCGGGCGACACGCGCGTCGAGATCGAACCGGTGCGTCGGGACGGTATCGAGTTCCGGTCGCTCGCGCGCCGCCGGGACCGCGTCTTCGTCGGTATCGACCCGGGGACGACGACCGCGGTGGCGCTCGTGGACCTCGACGGCCGCGTCCTCGACGTCCTCTCGACCCGGACCGCCGACACGGCCGCGATCAACGAGTGGATCATCGAGCGCGGCCGGCCCGTCCTCGTCGCCGCGGACGTCGAGCCGATGCCGCAGACCGTGGACGCGTACCGCCGCACGTTCGACGCCGCGGGCTGGCAACCCGAGAGCGACCTCCCCGTCGACGAGAAACAGCACCGGACCCGGGAGACGGGGTACGGCAACGACCACGAGCGGGACGCGCTCGCCGCCGCGCTCTTCGCCTACGACGCCCACGAAGAACGCATCGCGAAGGCGACCCGGCGCACCCCCCGCGACCTCGACCGCGGCGACGTCGTCGCGCGCGTCGTCGCCGGCGAACACGTCGACGCCGTGATTCGCGACCTCAGCGAGGACGACGACTCCGAGGAGGACGACCACGAACACGAGGAGCGCGAACTCACCGAGGAAGAACAGCGGATCCGCGACCTCGAGACGCAGGTCGGCCGCCTCCAATCCCACGTCGACGACCTCGAAGCCATCATCGAGGAACGCGACGCCCGCATCGAAGAGTTAGAAGGCGAGCTCTCCGAGGCCCGCCGCGAGGAACGCCAGGAGGCCCGCGAGCGCCGCGAAGTCACGAAACTAGAGTGGGAGAACAACCGCTTAGAGGAAGAGCGCGACGAGCAGCGGGAGCGCGCGGAGGCGCTCGCCGGGAAGCTCGAACGCCTGAAAGAGCTCTGGAAGCTCGACCACTCCAACTTCGAAGACGTCGACGACGGCAGCCTCGTCGCCGTCAAACCCGTCGAGCAGTTCACCGTCGACGCCATCGAGGAAGCGGACGCCGAGTTCGGGCTCTCCAAAGGGGACGTCGTCTACATCCGCGACGCCTCCGGCGCGGGGAAGCGAACCGCCGAAAAACTCGCCGACGCCCGCCCGCGCGTCGTCCTCCTCGACGGCCGAACGAGCGACATCGCCGAAGACGTCCTCTACGACCGCGACGTCCCCTTCGGCCCCGCCGACGACGTCAGCATCCGCGAAATCGACGAGCTCGCCATCGCCGACGACTCGGCTGTCTCCGCCGTCGAAGCCGACTACCGCGAGCGATACGAGGAACGCGAACGCCAAGAGCGAGAGCAGCGACTCGACTCCATCATCTCCGAACACCGCGCAGATAGCGAGTAG
- the thsA gene encoding thermosome subunit alpha, with amino-acid sequence MGNQPLIVLSDDSQRTSGKDAQSMNITAGKAVAESVRTTLGPKGMDKMLVDSQGSVVVTNDGVTILKEMDIEHPAANMIVEVAETQENEVGDGTTSAVIVSGELLSEAENLLEQDIHATTLAQGYRQAAEKAKELLDDIAIEVSEDDDEYLEKIAATAMTGKGAENAKDVLAGLVVRAVQSVADDGVVDTDNIKVEKVTGSSIEDSELVEGVIVDKERVNDNMPFAVEDAKIALVDDGLEVAETEIDTEVNVTDPDQLQQFLDQEEAQLREMVDSLKDAGANVVFVDGGIDDMAQHYLAQEGILAVRRVKSSDMKRLGRATGATAVTNVKDIEADDLGDAGSVAQKDIGGDERIFVEDVEEAKSVTLILRGGTEHVVDEVERAIDDSLGVVRVTLEDGKVLPGGGAPETELALKLRDFADSVGGREQLAVEAFADALEVGPRTLAENAGHDPIDSLVDLRSRHDGGETGAGLDAYTGDIIDMEDEGVVEPLRVKTQAIESATEAAVMILRIDDVIAAGDLKGGQIDSDSGGDEGPGGAGGGPGGMGGGMGGMGGGMGGMM; translated from the coding sequence ATGGGTAACCAGCCGCTGATTGTCCTCTCCGACGACAGTCAGCGCACGTCCGGGAAAGACGCACAGTCGATGAACATCACCGCCGGGAAGGCCGTCGCGGAGTCCGTCCGCACGACGCTCGGCCCGAAGGGCATGGACAAGATGCTCGTCGACTCGCAGGGCTCCGTCGTCGTCACGAACGACGGCGTCACCATCCTCAAGGAGATGGACATCGAGCACCCGGCGGCGAACATGATCGTCGAAGTCGCCGAGACGCAGGAGAACGAGGTCGGCGACGGTACGACGTCCGCCGTCATCGTCTCCGGTGAACTCCTCTCCGAGGCCGAGAACCTCCTCGAGCAGGACATCCACGCGACCACGCTCGCGCAGGGGTACCGTCAGGCCGCGGAGAAAGCGAAAGAGCTCCTCGACGACATCGCCATCGAGGTCTCCGAGGACGACGACGAATACCTCGAGAAGATCGCCGCGACCGCGATGACCGGGAAGGGCGCGGAGAACGCGAAGGACGTCCTCGCCGGCCTCGTCGTACGCGCCGTCCAGTCGGTCGCCGACGACGGCGTCGTCGACACGGACAACATCAAAGTCGAGAAGGTCACCGGCTCCTCCATCGAGGACTCCGAGCTCGTCGAGGGCGTCATCGTCGACAAGGAGCGCGTGAACGACAACATGCCGTTCGCCGTCGAGGACGCGAAGATCGCGCTCGTCGACGACGGTCTCGAAGTCGCTGAGACCGAAATCGACACCGAGGTCAACGTCACCGACCCCGACCAGCTCCAGCAGTTCCTCGACCAGGAAGAGGCGCAGCTCCGCGAGATGGTCGACTCCCTCAAGGACGCGGGCGCGAACGTCGTCTTCGTGGACGGCGGCATCGACGACATGGCGCAGCACTACCTCGCGCAGGAAGGCATCCTCGCCGTCCGCCGCGTGAAATCCTCCGACATGAAGCGCCTCGGCCGCGCGACGGGCGCGACCGCCGTCACGAACGTCAAGGACATCGAGGCCGACGACCTCGGCGACGCCGGCAGCGTCGCGCAGAAGGACATCGGCGGCGACGAGCGCATCTTCGTCGAGGACGTCGAGGAAGCGAAGTCCGTCACGCTCATCCTCCGCGGCGGCACGGAGCACGTCGTCGACGAAGTCGAGCGCGCCATCGACGACTCGCTCGGCGTCGTTCGCGTCACGCTCGAAGACGGCAAGGTCCTCCCCGGCGGCGGTGCCCCGGAGACCGAGCTCGCGCTGAAGCTCCGCGACTTCGCTGACTCCGTCGGCGGGCGCGAGCAGCTCGCCGTCGAGGCGTTCGCCGACGCCCTCGAAGTCGGGCCGCGCACCCTCGCCGAGAACGCGGGCCACGACCCCATCGACTCCCTCGTGGACCTCCGCAGCCGCCACGACGGCGGCGAGACCGGCGCGGGCCTCGACGCCTACACGGGCGACATCATCGACATGGAAGACGAAGGCGTGGTCGAGCCGCTCCGCGTGAAGACGCAGGCCATCGAGTCCGCCACCGAGGCGGCCGTGATGATCCTCCGCATCGACGACGTCATCGCCGCCGGCGACCTCAAGGGCGGCCAGATTGACTCCGACAGCGGCGGAGACGAAGGCCCCGGCGGTGCCGGCGGCGGCCCCGGTGGTATGGGCGGCGGCATGGGCGGTATGGGCGGCGGTATGGGCGGCATGATGTAA
- a CDS encoding antitoxin VapB family protein: protein MSKSIRLSDDAYERLEAHKREDETFSEAVLRLAGERSLLEIAGILSDEEACALRDAVAERRGRRRDELERIVDDVSEA, encoded by the coding sequence ATGTCGAAGAGCATCCGGCTCTCGGACGACGCCTACGAACGCCTCGAAGCCCACAAGCGGGAGGACGAGACGTTCTCCGAGGCTGTTCTCCGCCTCGCGGGAGAGCGGTCACTCCTCGAGATCGCCGGAATCCTGAGCGACGAGGAAGCGTGCGCCCTCCGCGACGCCGTGGCGGAACGCCGTGGTCGCCGTCGCGACGAACTCGAACGTATCGTTGACGACGTAAGTGAGGCGTAG
- a CDS encoding DUF7535 family protein, which translates to MSEEGLGDFILQALFRPRDRGAREMTVIGLLIGLLLLVIVVPLIPVLVVLWILDLVVGDTESEEEYAPAH; encoded by the coding sequence ATGAGCGAGGAAGGACTCGGCGACTTCATCCTACAGGCGTTGTTCCGGCCGCGCGACCGCGGCGCGCGCGAGATGACCGTCATCGGCCTCCTCATCGGCCTCCTCCTTCTGGTCATCGTCGTCCCACTCATCCCCGTTCTCGTCGTCCTCTGGATTCTCGACCTCGTCGTCGGCGATACCGAGAGCGAGGAGGAGTACGCGCCAGCGCATTGA
- the leuS gene encoding leucine--tRNA ligase — protein MSYEPRSIERKWQDRWEDGGRYEVDPEEDDEDATFVTVPYPYPSGGMHIGHARTYTVPDVWARYRRLQGDNVLFPIAWHVTGTPIIGAVNRLQKGEEEQLSVLRDTYNVPEEELEELETPMGFARYFIENHYKTNMKSLGLSIDWRREFTTNDERYSKFVTWQYETLRDRDRLEKGLHPVKYCTDEENPVTTHDILEGEEAEFQEYTLVKFESGDTLLPMATLRPETVRGVTNAYVDPEADYVEADVDGEQWIVSHEAVEKLVLQQRDVEILERFSGSELVGERVTNPVTGEDVLVLPARFVAADNATGVVMSVPAHSPDDWMALQDAKANDDLMREYGIDPAEVAEIQPKSIIDVDGYDDPFPARAACEAYGIESADDPKLEEATQDVYNAEFHGGKLKDMYGEYAGRVVEDVRDELAAAFRETGDFDMMYEFSEEVVCRCGGDVEVAKQDTWFLTYNDEDWKAMAHKAVSEMDTIPENTRGQFDHTIDWLNEWPCIRNYGLGTRLPWDEDFVIEPLSDSTVYMSYYTIAHRLQDIPPEELTREFFDALFYGADAVDGDAPERALDLRAEWDYWYPVDYRVSGNDLVSNHLSFYVFHHTELFDEANWPQGVAIAGMGLLEGKKMSSSKGHVVLPAEAIEEYGADTVRFFLLNSSEPWQDFDWRREEVTSTKKQLERFWNRAQDVIDLAEGTRELKRIDRWLLSRLQRTIREATEAMDGFETRKASQAAFFGLEEDLRWYRRRADLDRPGARWTQKHVLSARLRMLAPVTPFMANELHEQLAGVPVEDAAWPDVDHEFESRRVEVEEQLVERLTEDVRDIMDVTDTDPDTIRLYTAAPWKHTVFEEVVETGPDVGAVMGTVMQHEGLRERGNEVNQLVQDLVEDVRERGEETSETLLDVDEYDVLDEATRFLEHEFDAAVELYRESDVEDEAAGKAKPFRPAIHLE, from the coding sequence ATGAGCTACGAGCCGCGGTCTATCGAGCGGAAGTGGCAGGACCGATGGGAGGACGGCGGACGCTACGAGGTGGACCCGGAGGAGGACGACGAGGACGCGACGTTCGTCACCGTCCCCTATCCGTATCCGTCGGGCGGGATGCACATCGGGCACGCGCGGACGTACACCGTGCCGGACGTGTGGGCGCGCTACCGCCGCCTGCAGGGCGACAACGTCCTCTTCCCCATCGCGTGGCACGTCACGGGGACGCCGATTATCGGCGCGGTGAACCGCTTGCAGAAGGGCGAAGAGGAGCAGCTCTCGGTGCTGCGGGACACGTACAACGTCCCGGAGGAGGAACTGGAGGAGCTGGAGACGCCGATGGGCTTCGCGCGGTACTTCATCGAGAACCACTACAAGACGAACATGAAGTCGCTCGGGCTCTCCATCGACTGGCGGCGGGAGTTCACGACGAACGACGAGCGGTACTCGAAGTTCGTGACGTGGCAGTACGAGACGCTGCGGGACCGCGATAGGCTCGAAAAAGGCCTCCACCCGGTCAAATACTGCACGGACGAGGAGAACCCGGTGACGACGCACGACATCCTGGAGGGCGAGGAGGCGGAGTTCCAGGAGTACACGCTCGTGAAGTTCGAGAGCGGTGACACCCTCCTGCCGATGGCGACGCTGCGCCCGGAGACGGTGCGGGGCGTGACGAACGCGTACGTCGACCCCGAGGCGGACTACGTCGAGGCGGACGTCGACGGCGAGCAGTGGATCGTGAGCCACGAGGCGGTGGAGAAGCTCGTGCTCCAGCAGCGCGACGTGGAGATCCTGGAGCGCTTCTCTGGGTCGGAGCTCGTCGGCGAGCGCGTGACGAACCCCGTGACGGGCGAGGACGTCCTCGTTCTTCCGGCGCGCTTCGTCGCCGCGGACAACGCCACCGGGGTCGTGATGTCCGTGCCCGCGCACTCGCCGGACGACTGGATGGCGCTGCAGGACGCGAAGGCGAACGACGACCTCATGCGGGAGTACGGCATCGACCCCGCGGAAGTCGCGGAGATTCAGCCGAAATCCATCATCGACGTCGACGGCTACGACGACCCGTTCCCGGCGCGCGCGGCCTGTGAGGCGTACGGCATCGAGAGCGCGGACGACCCGAAACTCGAAGAGGCGACGCAGGACGTCTACAACGCGGAGTTCCACGGCGGGAAACTGAAAGATATGTACGGCGAGTACGCGGGTCGCGTCGTCGAGGACGTCCGCGACGAACTCGCCGCCGCGTTCCGCGAGACCGGGGATTTCGACATGATGTACGAGTTCTCCGAGGAGGTCGTCTGCCGCTGCGGCGGCGACGTCGAAGTCGCGAAACAGGACACCTGGTTCCTCACCTACAACGACGAGGACTGGAAGGCGATGGCGCACAAGGCCGTCTCCGAGATGGATACGATCCCGGAGAACACGCGCGGGCAGTTCGACCACACCATCGACTGGCTGAACGAGTGGCCGTGCATTCGGAACTACGGCCTCGGCACGCGCCTGCCGTGGGACGAGGACTTCGTCATCGAGCCGCTCTCGGACTCGACGGTCTACATGTCCTACTACACTATCGCGCACCGCCTGCAGGACATCCCGCCCGAGGAGCTCACGCGCGAGTTCTTCGACGCGCTGTTCTACGGCGCGGACGCCGTCGACGGCGACGCGCCCGAGCGCGCGCTCGACCTCCGCGCGGAGTGGGACTACTGGTACCCCGTGGACTACCGGGTGTCGGGGAACGACCTCGTCAGCAACCACCTCTCGTTCTACGTCTTCCACCACACGGAGCTCTTCGACGAGGCGAACTGGCCGCAGGGCGTCGCCATCGCCGGGATGGGGCTCCTCGAAGGGAAGAAGATGAGCTCTTCGAAAGGCCACGTCGTGCTGCCCGCGGAGGCCATCGAGGAGTACGGCGCGGACACCGTCCGGTTCTTCCTCCTGAACTCCTCGGAGCCGTGGCAGGACTTCGACTGGCGGCGAGAGGAAGTGACGTCGACGAAGAAGCAACTGGAGCGCTTCTGGAACCGCGCCCAGGACGTCATCGATCTAGCGGAAGGAACGCGGGAGCTGAAGCGCATCGACCGCTGGCTGCTGAGCCGCCTCCAGCGGACGATTCGGGAAGCGACGGAGGCGATGGACGGCTTCGAGACCCGGAAGGCGAGTCAGGCGGCGTTCTTCGGGCTGGAGGAGGACCTGCGGTGGTACCGTCGGCGCGCGGACCTCGACCGGCCGGGGGCGCGGTGGACGCAGAAGCACGTGCTCTCCGCGCGCCTGCGGATGCTCGCGCCCGTGACGCCGTTCATGGCGAACGAACTCCACGAGCAACTCGCGGGCGTGCCCGTCGAGGACGCGGCGTGGCCAGACGTCGACCACGAGTTCGAATCGCGGCGCGTCGAAGTGGAAGAGCAGTTAGTCGAACGGCTCACGGAGGACGTCCGCGACATCATGGACGTCACGGACACCGACCCGGACACCATCCGGCTCTACACGGCCGCGCCGTGGAAGCACACCGTCTTCGAGGAGGTCGTGGAGACCGGCCCCGACGTCGGCGCGGTGATGGGGACGGTCATGCAGCACGAGGGCCTGCGCGAGCGCGGGAACGAGGTGAACCAGCTCGTCCAAGACCTCGTCGAGGACGTCCGCGAGCGCGGCGAGGAGACGAGCGAGACGCTGCTCGACGTCGACGAGTACGACGTGCTCGACGAGGCGACGCGGTTCCTCGAACACGAGTTCGACGCGGCCGTCGAACTCTACCGGGAGTCCGACGTCGAGGACGAGGCCGCGGGGAAGGCGAAGCCGTTCCGGCCCGCCATCCACCTCGAGTAA
- a CDS encoding helix-turn-helix domain-containing protein, with protein sequence MNVAEFTLGYPILRDALERTPGVTLEWERSDMDGAHHTILAWAFGDDAALDRFEAALEDDASVYAADRIAAVDDRRLYQVDLDDAGEEMSVYPVIVDTGGIIRQATADDGGWHFRVAFPDQRTFAQFRAACDDHDIDLVLHTLLVEEAAEESDRYGLTDRQRELLRVALDAGYFDIPRSASLGDVAAELGISGNAASERLRRGLRALLSETVAANETGDASTDR encoded by the coding sequence ATGAACGTCGCCGAGTTCACGCTGGGGTATCCGATACTCCGTGACGCGCTGGAGCGGACGCCGGGCGTGACGCTGGAGTGGGAGCGCTCGGATATGGACGGGGCGCACCACACGATTCTCGCGTGGGCGTTCGGGGACGACGCCGCCCTCGACCGATTCGAGGCCGCGCTCGAGGACGACGCCTCCGTGTACGCGGCCGACCGAATCGCCGCCGTCGACGACCGCCGGCTCTACCAAGTCGACCTCGACGACGCCGGCGAGGAGATGAGCGTCTACCCCGTCATCGTCGACACGGGCGGCATCATCCGGCAGGCGACCGCGGACGACGGCGGCTGGCACTTCCGCGTCGCGTTCCCCGACCAGCGGACGTTCGCGCAGTTCCGCGCCGCCTGCGACGACCACGACATCGACCTCGTCCTCCACACGCTCCTCGTCGAGGAAGCCGCCGAGGAGAGCGACCGCTACGGGCTGACGGACCGACAGCGAGAACTCCTCCGCGTCGCGCTCGACGCCGGCTACTTCGACATCCCGCGCAGCGCGTCGCTCGGCGACGTCGCCGCCGAACTCGGCATCTCCGGAAACGCCGCGTCCGAGCGCCTCCGCCGCGGCCTCCGAGCGCTCCTCAGCGAGACCGTCGCGGCGAACGAGACCGGGGACGCGTCGACCGACCGCTGA